CGATCCGGCACGAGCTGCACTTCGAGAACAACGCCGGGAAGACCTTCAAGATCGTCGGCTCGGACGAGGTCAAGCTCGGCCTCAACCAGCCGGTGACCGTCAAGGTGCAGGCCAACCCGGAGTCGGCGGGCCTCAAGAGCGCGATCCTGGAGGTCGACGACCCGAAGACCGAGGGCCTCGACAAGCAGATCCTCACCACGGTCGTCGTCTCCGAGCCGCTCAAGTACAGCTACTCGGCGTCGAGTTCGGTGCAGCGCAACAGCACCCAGTCGTACTTCGTGACGGTGCCCGAGGGCGCCACCTCCCTCGAGGTCGCGATCGGCGGCCTGAAGGACAAGAGCCAGACCCGGTTCATCTCGATCCACCCGTACGGCGTCCCGGTCGACAACACCTCAACCCCGTACTGCTACAACAACTACCTCGACGGCAACGGCTGCAAGCCCGACGTGCGCGCGTACCCGAGCCCGCAGGCCGGCGTCTGGGAGATCGAGGTCGAGTCGCGCCGCACCTCGCCGCTGCTCGACAACCCGTACAAGCTGGACGTCGCCGTCCTCGGCGCGGCCTTCGACCCGGCAACCGTGACGGTCCCCGAGGTCAAGGCGGGCACCCCGACCGCCGTCACCTGGAAGGCGACGAACAAGTTCGCCGCCCTCGACGGCCACCTGGTCGGCGGCCCGCTGGGCTCGGCCAAGGCGGCCCGCCCGACCATCGCGCAGGGTGACACCCAGGTCACCACGGTGGAGGTGCCCGCGGGCGCCGCGTCGCTCGACGTCGCCATCGGCAACGTCTCCGACACCGCCGCCGACCTGGACCTGGTGGTGTACAACGCGGCGGGCGCGGTCGTCGGCCAGTCGGCCGACGGTGACTCGGAGGAGGCGGTCTCGATCGCGTCGCCTGCCGCCGGAACGTACACGATCGAGGTCGACGGCTACTCGGTCCCGGCCGGTACCACCGCCTACGACTACCAGGACGTGTTCTTCTCGGCCGCGCTCGGCACGATCGGCGTCGACCAGTCCGCGTCGGTCAAGCTCGGCACCGGCCAGTCGGCCACGTTCTCCGGCACGGTGACCGCCAACGCGGCGGCCCCCGCGGGCCGTGAGTTCTTCGGCCGGGTCCAGCTGGTGAACGCCCGCGGCTCGGTCGCGGGCACCGGCAGCGTGCAGATCGGGAAGGTCACGCCGTGACCCGGTGAGCTGACCTGAAGGGGCGGGTGTCCTCGCGGACGCCCGCCCCTTCGCCGTTCCCGCGCGCGACACCCCCGTCACCGCGCGCAGGACATCCCGGCCGCCCGGGGCAGCGCCCCGGCGGCGGCGGCCCCCTCCCTGGCCACGGCCGCCGCGCCGACGGCCGCGTACCCGGCGGCCGACCCGTCGGCGGGCACCCCGACGAGCAGCACGTCGCCCCGCCTGACGTCCCGCGGCACGGCGCCCCGGTCCAGGAAAAAGCCGACCTCCCGCCCCTCCGCTCCGGCGGGCTTGTAGGAGCGGGTCACGGTGAGGGAGACCCGCCAGGCGCCGTCGGCCGTCCGCGCCACCGCCGTCACCTCGCCCGCGACGACCTGCCGGGCGCAGGCCAGGTAGGCGGGGTCGCCGAAGGGGGCCACCGGCGCGGTCACGGACTTGTCGGAGGCGCCGCCCGCCTGCGACGCGGCGCCTCCGCCCGGGGCGTGCGCCAGCAGCCAGGCCGTCCCCGACAGCGCGCATCCGGCGACGGCGACGGCGACCGCCCCGACCGCGAACCGCCGCCCCCGCCGCCGCCCGCCAGGCGGCTGGAGGCCCGGTCCAGGTGCCGGCTCGGGCCGCGGCGCGCGGCGCGGCCCGGGTGCGGTCGCCAGCGCGTCCCCGATGGCCTTGAGCCGCTCCCCCAGCAGCGCGACGTCCGCCTCGGCCGCGCGATGGGCGGCCAGCGCGGCGGCGTCGGCACCGGGCGGCGGGCCGGCTCCGACGATCGCGGCCAGCAGTCCGTCGTCACCGTCGCAACCGCAGCCGTCGTCGTAGCCGCAGCCGTCGTCGTAGCCGCAGCCGTCGTCGCCGGGTGCGGCGTGCGGGTCATGTCCGCCGCGTCCGGCGCGTTCATCGTGATTGTCGCGTTTGTCGTGTCCGGCGGTCATGTCACACCACCTCGTCCTCGTGCAGACGGGCGCGCAGGGCCCGTACCGCCGTGTGCAGGCGGCTCTTGACCGTGCCCTCGGGGACGCCCAGCTCCTCGGCGATCGAGCGCACCGGCAGGTCGGCGTAGAAGCGCAGGACGACCACCTGCCGCTGGGTGTGCGGGAGTTGGTCCAGGCCCTGGGCGACCGCGAGGGACAGCACGCTGGTGTCCTCGCCCGAGGGCTGGTCGAGGGCGCGCAGCGCGGAGAGCCGCTCGCCGACCCGCTCCTGGCGCCGCTTCGCCCGGTGCCAGTCCATCGCCAGGTTCGAGGCGACGACGGCCGCCCAGGCGGAGACGTCACGGGGCGCCTCGTGACCGTTCGCCGTGCGCTCCAGCAGCCGCAGCCGCACCTGCTGGACCCCGTCGGGCAGGTCGGACTGGGGCACCCCGCCCAGCGCGAGCACCGCCCGCACCCGGCGCTCCTGGACCGCGTCCAGCGGATCACCGCGCTCGTCCGCGCGGGCACGGCGGACCCTTCTGCCCAGCACGAGCCATCCCCCCTCACCACGTTTCCCCTAGGACGCCGTGGCGGCCGGGAACGTTCGGCGCCCGGCGGACTTTCTCCCGCAGGGGGCGTACGGAGGCGTACGTCACACCCGTGGCGTGCGCTGCACGGCTTGCGGCGCCGGGCCGCTCCCGGGTGAATTCCTGCAGCTCGAAGCGGGTGCGGCGGGAGTTCCGCAGGTCCGTGCGGTGGGCGGTGTGGCCGAGACCTCGGTATGGGGCGCAAAGAAGTGGACAGGGTCACCGGGGTCGGCCGCATGATGGAAAAAGCCGCAGACTTGCAGGAAACATGAGCAGGAACACCACGAAGGAGTCGCCGTGAGGGTCGGAATCGTCGGAGCCACCGGTCAGGTCGGCACGGTCATGCGCAGGATCCTGGTGGAGCGGGACTTCCCGGTCACCGAGCTGCGCCTGTTCGCCTCGGCCCGCTCGGCGGGGACGATCCTGGACGGCGTGACGGTGGAGGACGCGGCGACCGCCGACTACGCGGGCCTCGACATCGTGCTGTTCTCGGCGGGCGGCGCCACCTCCAAGGCGCTGGCCGAGAAGGTCGCCGCGCAGGGGCCCGTCGTGATCGACAACTCGTCGGCCTGGCGGCGCGACCCGCAGGTGCCGCTTGTGGTGTCCGAGGTGAACCCGCACGCCATCACCGACCGCCCCAAGGGCATCATCGCCAACCCGAACTGCACGACGATGGCCGCGATGCCGATCCTGCGTCCGCTGCACGCCGAGGCGGGCCTCGAAGCGCTGGTCGTCGCCACCTACCAGGCGGTGTCGGGCTCGGGGGTCGCGGGCGTCGCGGAGCTGCACGGGCAGGCGCAGAAGGTGATCGCCGACGCCGACAAGCTGACCCACGACGGCTCCGCGGTCGACTTCCCCGAGCCGGCCGTCTACCAGCGGCCCATCGCGTTCAACGTGGTGCCGCTCGCGGGCAGCGTCGTGGACGACGGCCTGAACGAGACCGACGAGGAGCAGAAGCTCCGCAACGAGTCCCGGAAGATCCTGGAGATCCCGGGCCTCAAGGTCTCCGGCACCTGTGTGCGGGTGCCGGTCTTCTCCGGGCACTCCCTCCAGATCAACGCCCGCTTCGCCCGCCCGCTCTCCCCCGAGCGCGCCACCGAGCTGCTCGCGGGCGCCCCGGGCGTCGCCCTCTCCGACATCCCGACCCCGCTGGAGGCGGCCGGCCAGGACCCGTCGTACGTGGGCCGCATCCGCGCCGACGAGACCGTGGAGCACGGTCTCGCCCTGTTCGTCTCCAACGACAACCTCCGCAAGGGCGCGGCCCTGAACGCGGTGCAGATCGCGGAGCTGGTGGCGGCGGAGCTGAAGGGTTAAGGCGCCTCGCCGGGGCGCCGCACTTCGTAGAGGAAGCAGCCGTACTCGACGGCCCGGACGTGGACCAGCGCCACGGCCGGGTCGTCGAACGCGTTCCCGAGCGCCTCCTCGTCGACGGTCTCGACGAGGGCGCCGCCCAGGATGCGGCCCCGCGCCGAGTAGCGGCGGACCGTCCGGTGGGCGTTCGCGAACGGGTAGCGGCCGTCCTCGGGGGCGTCGGGGCCCGCGCAGTCGTCGGCGTGCACGAAGACCGGGCCCTGTTCGTCGTAGGCGCCCGGGTCGGCGCCGGTGCGGGACGCCCAGCGGCGCAGCGGGGCGTACGCGACCAGCGCGATCCGCTCCCCCGGCGCGCTGCGGCGCAGACAGCAGCGCAAGGGTGCCCCGCCCTCCCGGTCGGTGACGGCGGTGGCGGGGCGGCCCGCGTCGTCGGCGGTGCGCAGTTCCCTCAGGACCTCGGGTGCGACGGGTCGCGCGGTGTAGGTGTTCATGGCTCCACGGTGACGCGCGGGCCGCCAGGTCACCGGCGGGTTCACGACATCGCCATCGGCGCGGGTCGCGTGGAAGGATGGCGCAACCCACACATAACGAGGAGATGACCGCGTGCCTGGCACAAACCTGACTCGCGAAGAGGCGCGGCAGCGAGCGAAGCTGCTGACCGTTGACTCGTACGAGATCGACCTCGACCTCTCGGGGGCGCAGGAGGGCGGGACCTACAGGTCCACGACCACGGTGCGCTTCGACGTCGCCGAGGGCGGCGGCGAGACCTTCATCGACCTGGTCGCCCCGGCGGTCCACGAGGTGGTCCTGAACGGCGACCCGCTCACCCCCGAGGACGTCTTCCAGGACTCCCGGATCGCGCTGGCCGGTCTGCCGCAGGGCCCGAACGTCCTGCGGGTGGTCGCCGACTGCGCGTACACCAACACCGGTGAGGGCCTGCACCGGTTCGTCGACCCGGTCGACGACCAGGCCTATCTGTACACGCAGTTCGAGGTGCCCGACGCCCGCCGGGTGTTCGCGTCCTTCGAGCAGCCCGACCTCAAGGCCACCTTCCAGTTCACCGTGAAGGCGCCGGGCGGCTGGACCGTCGTGTCGAACTCGCCGACGCCCGAACCCCGCGACGACGTCTGGGTCTTCGAGCCGACGCCGCGCATCTCGACGTACATCACGGCCCTGATCGTCGGCCCGTACCACTCGGTGCACAGCGCCTACGAGAAGGACGGCCAGTCGGTGCCGCTCGGCATCTACTGCCGGCCCTCGCTCGCCGAACACCTCGACTCCGACGCCATCTTCGAGGTGACCAGGCAGGGCTTCGAGTGGTTCCAGGAGAAGTTCGACTACGCGTACCCGTTCGGCAAGTACGACCAGCTGTTCGTGCCCGAGTTCAACGCGGGCGCGATGGAGAACGCGGGCGCGGTCACCATCCGCGACCAGTACGTGTTCCGCTCGAAGGTGACGGACGCGTCGTACGAGCTGCGCGCCGAGACCATCCTGCACGAGCTGGCCCACATGTGGTTCGGCGACCTGGTCACCATGGAGTGGTGGAACGACCTGTGGCTGAACGAGTCGTTCGCCACCTACACCTCCATCGCCTGCCAGGCCCACCACCCCGACTCGCGGTGGCCGCACTCGTGGACGACGTTCGCCAACTCCATGAAGACCTGGGCGTACCGGCAGGACCAACTGCCGTCCACGCACCCGATCATGGCCGAGATCGGCGACCTGGACGACGTCCTCGTCAACTTCGACGGCATCACCTACGCCAAGGGCGCCAGCGTCCTGAAGCAGCTGGTGGCGTACGTCGGGATGGACGAGTTCTTCGCGGGCGTCCAGGCGTACTTCAAGCGCCACGCCTTCGGCAACACCCGCCTCTCGGACCTGCTCGGCGCGCTGGAGGAGACCTCCGGACGTGACCTGAAAACCTGGTCGACGAAGTGGCTGGAGACCGCGGGCATCAACGTCCTGCGCCCGGAGATCGAGACCGACGCCGACGGCGTCATCACCTCGTTCGCGATCCGCCAGGAGGCCCCGGCGCTGCCCGCGGGCGCCAAGGGCGAGCCCACGCTGCGCCCGCACCGGGTCGCGGTCGGCCTGTACGACCTCGACGCGGACAGCGGCAAGCTGGTGCGCGGCGAGCGCGTCGAGCTGGACGTCGACGGCGAGCTGACGGCCGTCCCGCAGCTCGTCGGCGTCCGCCGTCCCGACGTCGTGCTGCTCAACGACGACGACCTGTCGTACGCCAAGGTCCGTCTGGACGAGGCGTCGCTCGCGTTCGTCACCGAGCACCTGGGGGACTTCGAGTCGTCGCTGCCGCGCGCGCTGTGCTGGGCGTCGGCGTGGGACATGACCCGGGACGCGGAGCTGGCCACCCGGGACTACCTCTCGCTGGTGCTGTCCGGCATCGGCAAGGAGTCGGACATCGGTGTGGTGCAGTCCCTGCAACGGCAGGTGAAGCTCGCCATCGAGCTGTACGCCGACCCGAACAGCCGCGAGGCGCTGCTGACCCGTTGGACCGACGCCACGCTGGCGCACCTGCGGTCGGCCGAGGCCGGCGGCGACCACCAGCTGGCGTGGGCGCGGGCGTTCGCGGTGACCGCCCGTACCCCGGAGCAACTGGACCTGCTCGAAGCCCTGTTGGACGGCGCGCAGACCATCGAGGGGCTGGCGGTCGACACCGAACTGCGCTGGGCGCTGGTGCAGCGGCTGGCCGCGGTCGGCCGGTTCGACGAGGCGGAGATCGCCGCCGAGTACGAGCGCGACCGCACGGCCGCGGGTGAGCGGCACGCGGCCAGCGCCCGCGCCGCCCGGCCTACCGCCGAGGCGAAGGCGGAGGCCTGGGCGTCGGTCGTGGAGTCCGACAAGCTGCCGAACGCGGTGCAGGAATCCGTCATCGGCGGCTTCGTCCAGACCGACCAGCGGGAGCTGCTCGCGCCGTACACGGAGCGGTACTTCGAGGTCCTCAAGGACGCGTGGGACGCCCGGTCGCACGAGATGGCCCAGCAGATCGCCGTCGGTCTCTACCCGGGGATCCAGGTCTCCCAGGAGACGCTCGACCTGACGGACGCCTGGCTGGCAGGCGCCGAGCCGAACGCGGCCCTGCGCCGCCTGGTCTCGGAGTCCCGCTCGGGTGTGGAGCGCGCGCTGCGCGCCCAGGAGGCGGACGCGCGCCACGCGTAACGTGCGGACGAGGGCGTCCGGTGCGACCACACCGGACGCCCTCGCGCAGGCGCGCCGCCCGACGTCGACTAGCGGTGTTCGCGGGCCAGTTGGGCGGGAGGTCCGGCGGGAGCGAGAGGCCCGGCGGGAGCGGCGGGAGCGAGAGGCCCGGCGGGAGCGGCGGGAGCCGGAGGCCCGGCGGGACGAGCGGGAGCCGGAGGCCCGGCGGGACGAGCGGGAGCCAGTGGTCCGGCGGGTCCGGCCTGGACGGCGGGGCCGGTCGCGCCGGGCGATCGCACCCTCCCGTCACCGACCCCGCTCCCTCTCCTGCCCGCGCCTGCGCCTGCTCCGCCGCCGCCCCGCCCCAGCTGTCCCGCCACCGTGGCCCCGAACGCCAGGGCCATGCCGGTGAGTTGGAGCGGGGTGAGGGTCTCGTCCAGGGCCGCCCAGCCGACGACCGCGGCGGTCAGCGGGGAGAGCGGGCCGAGGAAGGTGACCTGGGTGGCGGTGAGCCGGCCGATGCCGCGGAACCAGAGCCAGTACGCGACGGCGGTGTTGGCGAGGGCGAGATAGAGGTAGCCGCCGACGGCACGGGCGTCGAGCGCGGGCGGGGCGCCCTCGACGGCCAGGGCGAGCGGGGCGATCAGCAGGCCGCCCGCGGTGAGCTGCCAGCCGGTGAGCGCCAGCGGGCCCACACCTTCGGGGCGGCCCCACTTCTTGGTGAGCACCGTGCCGGTCGACATCGACGCGGTCGAGGCGAGCGCGGCCAGCACGCCGACGGTGTCGAGCGACCCGGCCGCCTTCAGGACGACGAGACTGACGCCGAACGCGGCGACCGCCCCGGCTGTCAGCGCCCGCGCCGTGGGCCGCCGTCCCAGCAGCAGCGCCGAGAGGCCGATCACCAGCAGCGGTCCGACCGACCCGACGACCGCCGCCGTCCCGCCGGGCAGCCGGTAGGCGGACAGGAACAGCAGCGGGAAGAACGCGCCGATGTTGAGCGCGCCGAGCACCGCGGACCGCCACCACCAGGCGCCGCGCGGCAGCACCCGGGCGAGCGCGAGCAGTCCGAGCCCGGCGGGGAGCGCCCTGGCCAGGGCGGTGAACAGGGGGCGGTCCGCGGGCAGGAACGCGGTGGTGACGGCGTAGGTGGTGCCCCAGGAGACCGGGGCGAGGGCGGTGAGCAGTACGGTCGCCGACCGCTTCATGACAGGCACCTCTCTAGGAACTCCCCCGGGCCTCTCGGATCGCTCGAATCTCCGGGATCTCGCCGACCCCTCGGCTCGGATTCCTCGGCTCGGATTCCTCGACTCGGATCTCGCGGATCTCGCGGATCCCTCCCGGGTGGAGGCGCCCGTCCCGAACGAGCACATCGATAGCTTAGCGCTAAGCAACTTATCGTCAAGCCACTTTCTTGCGGGCAAGCCGTCCCGGTCGGATACTCACCGCATGAGCGGACACAGCGGCGACTCCGTCGACGCGATCATCGAGCAGTGGGCGGCCGTGCGGCCGGACCTCGACACCCGGGCCATGGAGGTCTTCGGACGGATCTTCCAGCTGGCCCGCACGATGGGCGACGACATGGAGCAGGCGTACGTGCCCTACGGGATCGCCCGCGGCGAGTTCGACGTCCTCGCCGCGCTGCGCAGGTCGGGCGAGCCCTACACCCTCTCGCCGCGCCAGCTCTCGGCCACACTGATGCTCACCACGGGCGGTATGACCGGGCGCCTCGACAAGCTGGAGCGGGCCGCGCTGCTGCGCCGCTCCCCCGACCCGCACGACCGCCGGGGCCTGCATGTCACCCTGACGCCCGAGGGGTTGGCGCTCATCGACCGGGCCGTCGGCGCGGGACTGGCGGCCCAGACGGCCGCGCTGTCCGCCCTCGACGACGAACAGGCCGGCCAACTGGCCGACCTGCTCAGGACGTTGCTCGCCGGAACGCCCGGCGGCCGTTAGGCGACGGCGCCCTCGGGGCTCGGGGCTGTCCGGCCCAGGTGGGCGGTGACGGCCGCCTCGATCTCCCGGGGGTCCGCCGTGTCCGACGCCCAGGCCGTGTAGCCGTCGGGCCGCACCAGCAGCGCCGTCGACCGCCCGCTCACCCAACTCGCCACCGCCAAGCGATCCTTGTGGGCGTCCAGGCCCTGGCAGCCTTGCGATCCGCGCGGGGTGACCAGCACGAACCGGCCGCCGCGCAGCGCCTCGTGGAGGCGGCCGGTGCTCAACGCGACGTCCGGGACGCGCCGTCCGGTCAGCCGGTGGGCGCCCCGGGGCGCGGGGTAGCGGAAGCCGATGCCGGTGAGCTCGCCGACGGCCGCGCGCCTGGCCGGGGCGACCGCCGAGACACAGCGGGTCAGCGCCGCGCCGGCCTCAAGGGTCAGGCGGTGCTTGGCCATGGCGAGCCGGATGATGCCGCCGCTGCTGCGCAGCACCGCCTTGCCGACCGGGTGCCGTTCGGCCTGGTAGCTGTCGAGCAGGGCGTCGTCCGCGTGGCCGCGCAGCACGGCGGCGAGCTTCCAGCCGAGGTTGGCGGCGTCCTGGAGCCCGGTGTTCATGCCCTGCCCGCCCGCCGGGGTGTGCACATGGGCGGCGTCCCCCGCGAGCAGGACGCGGCCCACCCGGTAGGCGGGCGCCTGGCGTTCGTCGCTGTGGAAGCGGGACATCCACCGCACGTCGTGCATCCCGTAGTCCGTCCCGAACACCAGCCGGACGATCGACCGCAGTTCGTCGAGGCCGACGGGCTCGCTGTCGGCGACGTCCCGGTCGTGGCGCCAGCCGATGACCCGGTGGTAGCCGTCCCCGAAGGACGCCAGGAACGCGAACGCCCCGCCGACGGCGTTGCCGGTGAGCAGTTCGGCCGGCTGCTCGGTCAGCCGCACGTCCGCGAGGACCACGGAGCGGATCACCGACCGCCCGGGGAACGGCAGCCCCACCGCGCGGCGCACCACGCTCCGCATCCCGTCGGCGCCGACCACGTACCGGGCCCGCAGCCGCTCCGTCGCCCCGCCGGGGCCGCGGGTCTCGACGGTGACACCGTCGGCGTCCTGCGCGAGGCCCGTCACCTCGGTCTCGTACCGGAACTCGACGCCCGCCCGGACCGCCCACCGCTCCAGCACCCCTTCCACCTCGTACTGCGGGGTGACGAGGACGTGGTTGAAGCGGGACGGCAGCGTGTCGAGCCTGACGGTCAGCCCACCGACGAGCTGGAGCGCGCCGAGGGGCGTGCCGACCGCCTCCAGGTCGTCGGCGAGCCCCCGGGCGTCGAGCTGCTCCAGGGTGCGGGCGTGCACGGCGAAGGCCCGGGACAGGTTGTTGACCTGGTGCCTGCGCTTTTCGAGGACGGTGACGGGGACGCCCGCGACGGCGAGGTCCCCGGCCAGCAGCAGCCCGGTGGGACCCGAGCCGACGACGATCACGGGGTGAGTGGTGTGGGTGTTGCCGGTGCCGACCATGAGGGGCCTCCTGACGCCAACGCTTGTTGACGACGATACGAGGGTCTCCCACGGGAGTCAACAACCGTTGGCAAACGAATGTTGGCACACCCTTGTTGGCCAACAACTGTTGGCCTAAACTCGCGAACATGACCGAAAAACCCACCCCCACACCCGCGTCAGGACCCGCACCCGCATCAGGGCCCGCAGCCGCGTCAGGGCCCGCGTCGGAGTCCGCACCCGCGTCAGAGTCCGCGTCCGCCCCGCCCCGGCGTCGCTCCGACGGCACCCGGGAGGCGATCCTCGTCGCCGCGCGCGAACGCTTCGCCGCCGACGGCTACGAACGCGCCACCATCCGCGCCATCGCCAAGGACGCCAGGATCGACCCGTCGATGGTGATGCGCTACTACGGCAGCAAGGAGGGCCTGTTCGCGGCGGCCGTCTCGGTGGACCTGCGGCTGCCCGACCTCGGCGCGCTGCGCCGGGAGGAGGTCGGCGAGGCGCTGGTGACGCATCTGTTCGGGCTCTGGGAGTCCAGCGACGTGCTCACGGCGATGCTGCGGGTCGCGACGGCGGGTCCTGCCGGGGCGGAGCGGATGCAGGAGACGTTCCGTGAGCAGTTGCTGCCGGCCGCGCGGCAGGCGTGCCCCGACCCGGAGCAGGTGCCGACGCGGGCGGCGCTCGCCGCGTCGCAGTTGCTCGGGTTCGCGCTGACCCGGTATGTGCTGCGGCTGCCGCCGTCAGTGGCGCTCAGCCGCGCGGAGATCGTGGCGTGGCTCG
The sequence above is a segment of the Streptomyces griseoviridis genome. Coding sequences within it:
- a CDS encoding EamA family transporter, with the protein product MKRSATVLLTALAPVSWGTTYAVTTAFLPADRPLFTALARALPAGLGLLALARVLPRGAWWWRSAVLGALNIGAFFPLLFLSAYRLPGGTAAVVGSVGPLLVIGLSALLLGRRPTARALTAGAVAAFGVSLVVLKAAGSLDTVGVLAALASTASMSTGTVLTKKWGRPEGVGPLALTGWQLTAGGLLIAPLALAVEGAPPALDARAVGGYLYLALANTAVAYWLWFRGIGRLTATQVTFLGPLSPLTAAVVGWAALDETLTPLQLTGMALAFGATVAGQLGRGGGGAGAGAGRRGSGVGDGRVRSPGATGPAVQAGPAGPLAPARPAGPPAPARPAGPPAPAAPAGPLAPAAPAGPLAPAGPPAQLAREHR
- the pepN gene encoding aminopeptidase N, producing the protein MPGTNLTREEARQRAKLLTVDSYEIDLDLSGAQEGGTYRSTTTVRFDVAEGGGETFIDLVAPAVHEVVLNGDPLTPEDVFQDSRIALAGLPQGPNVLRVVADCAYTNTGEGLHRFVDPVDDQAYLYTQFEVPDARRVFASFEQPDLKATFQFTVKAPGGWTVVSNSPTPEPRDDVWVFEPTPRISTYITALIVGPYHSVHSAYEKDGQSVPLGIYCRPSLAEHLDSDAIFEVTRQGFEWFQEKFDYAYPFGKYDQLFVPEFNAGAMENAGAVTIRDQYVFRSKVTDASYELRAETILHELAHMWFGDLVTMEWWNDLWLNESFATYTSIACQAHHPDSRWPHSWTTFANSMKTWAYRQDQLPSTHPIMAEIGDLDDVLVNFDGITYAKGASVLKQLVAYVGMDEFFAGVQAYFKRHAFGNTRLSDLLGALEETSGRDLKTWSTKWLETAGINVLRPEIETDADGVITSFAIRQEAPALPAGAKGEPTLRPHRVAVGLYDLDADSGKLVRGERVELDVDGELTAVPQLVGVRRPDVVLLNDDDLSYAKVRLDEASLAFVTEHLGDFESSLPRALCWASAWDMTRDAELATRDYLSLVLSGIGKESDIGVVQSLQRQVKLAIELYADPNSREALLTRWTDATLAHLRSAEAGGDHQLAWARAFAVTARTPEQLDLLEALLDGAQTIEGLAVDTELRWALVQRLAAVGRFDEAEIAAEYERDRTAAGERHAASARAARPTAEAKAEAWASVVESDKLPNAVQESVIGGFVQTDQRELLAPYTERYFEVLKDAWDARSHEMAQQIAVGLYPGIQVSQETLDLTDAWLAGAEPNAALRRLVSESRSGVERALRAQEADARHA
- a CDS encoding FAD-dependent monooxygenase, whose protein sequence is MVGTGNTHTTHPVIVVGSGPTGLLLAGDLAVAGVPVTVLEKRRHQVNNLSRAFAVHARTLEQLDARGLADDLEAVGTPLGALQLVGGLTVRLDTLPSRFNHVLVTPQYEVEGVLERWAVRAGVEFRYETEVTGLAQDADGVTVETRGPGGATERLRARYVVGADGMRSVVRRAVGLPFPGRSVIRSVVLADVRLTEQPAELLTGNAVGGAFAFLASFGDGYHRVIGWRHDRDVADSEPVGLDELRSIVRLVFGTDYGMHDVRWMSRFHSDERQAPAYRVGRVLLAGDAAHVHTPAGGQGMNTGLQDAANLGWKLAAVLRGHADDALLDSYQAERHPVGKAVLRSSGGIIRLAMAKHRLTLEAGAALTRCVSAVAPARRAAVGELTGIGFRYPAPRGAHRLTGRRVPDVALSTGRLHEALRGGRFVLVTPRGSQGCQGLDAHKDRLAVASWVSGRSTALLVRPDGYTAWASDTADPREIEAAVTAHLGRTAPSPEGAVA
- a CDS encoding MarR family winged helix-turn-helix transcriptional regulator codes for the protein MSGHSGDSVDAIIEQWAAVRPDLDTRAMEVFGRIFQLARTMGDDMEQAYVPYGIARGEFDVLAALRRSGEPYTLSPRQLSATLMLTTGGMTGRLDKLERAALLRRSPDPHDRRGLHVTLTPEGLALIDRAVGAGLAAQTAALSALDDEQAGQLADLLRTLLAGTPGGR
- a CDS encoding RNA polymerase sigma factor, with amino-acid sequence MLGRRVRRARADERGDPLDAVQERRVRAVLALGGVPQSDLPDGVQQVRLRLLERTANGHEAPRDVSAWAAVVASNLAMDWHRAKRRQERVGERLSALRALDQPSGEDTSVLSLAVAQGLDQLPHTQRQVVVLRFYADLPVRSIAEELGVPEGTVKSRLHTAVRALRARLHEDEVV
- a CDS encoding TetR family transcriptional regulator, which codes for MTEKPTPTPASGPAPASGPAAASGPASESAPASESASAPPRRRSDGTREAILVAARERFAADGYERATIRAIAKDARIDPSMVMRYYGSKEGLFAAAVSVDLRLPDLGALRREEVGEALVTHLFGLWESSDVLTAMLRVATAGPAGAERMQETFREQLLPAARQACPDPEQVPTRAALAASQLLGFALTRYVLRLPPSVALSRAEIVAWLGPTVQRYLTAPSP
- a CDS encoding aspartate-semialdehyde dehydrogenase, translating into MRVGIVGATGQVGTVMRRILVERDFPVTELRLFASARSAGTILDGVTVEDAATADYAGLDIVLFSAGGATSKALAEKVAAQGPVVIDNSSAWRRDPQVPLVVSEVNPHAITDRPKGIIANPNCTTMAAMPILRPLHAEAGLEALVVATYQAVSGSGVAGVAELHGQAQKVIADADKLTHDGSAVDFPEPAVYQRPIAFNVVPLAGSVVDDGLNETDEEQKLRNESRKILEIPGLKVSGTCVRVPVFSGHSLQINARFARPLSPERATELLAGAPGVALSDIPTPLEAAGQDPSYVGRIRADETVEHGLALFVSNDNLRKGAALNAVQIAELVAAELKG
- a CDS encoding DUF1203 domain-containing protein, with product MNTYTARPVAPEVLRELRTADDAGRPATAVTDREGGAPLRCCLRRSAPGERIALVAYAPLRRWASRTGADPGAYDEQGPVFVHADDCAGPDAPEDGRYPFANAHRTVRRYSARGRILGGALVETVDEEALGNAFDDPAVALVHVRAVEYGCFLYEVRRPGEAP